The following are encoded together in the Drosophila takahashii strain IR98-3 E-12201 chromosome X, DtakHiC1v2, whole genome shotgun sequence genome:
- the Nup153 gene encoding nuclear pore complex protein Nup153 isoform X2 — translation MEDGQEQRESSQAELSKLHPMTPLKEMPEEEEEEEEGEEEEEEGEEEEDESSAGAKQSNSSSSNNNSIMGKMKMRVSSILPASLSGWFSPSSKGGPESSPANLHQPRQANGRSTTKRKRGRRRIMLAEADADAADDLDDGSDAKGLNYEEVALADNIAEHDLAAEDEQTRRSEYNVFLLRKRREAVDAAAAAAGEDEADAEEDELEEEDDEEEDDDEEQENLLQAAAAQPKRRRLELETTVNLRRLPLLSSTPAAGPLAGATSSSSQLAGARSRSQLAPHRRNHLNLYGGQRQREPAYNFFTGNEAAEGITGDLPHSIRRSLNIPFGGSTAISSLPNHKRPSLLGQRTHRRDLVAMDETGLGSSISNSDGERLDHLLRISKTNNNISNNNNNNNNNVIKSKSRGGGAGGDSQSESDVNDYHDNGEGLRPSSHHNSNSNLEFYGNLQSTKSIFNRSNAATAQPSSHRNSTWSLNSLNQRRRFNASIYGSTSALSDSRLLSRSASTSGSASASASSSPFYQGRTTFGGNSANNRVFSRSNLSSSAASSTLAINSAGSSPALSLTAGGIGYGMKAVDMRPTAAAGGNLSETSVSQSGGKKSGSGLSNTTLRILNLLDSYSTPLIDAKRMGSTLKEHQSSRQQRQAAPVASPYPRPSAAAAAALRATPNLSTELAELRSNKLLVPTMQQLLERRRLHRVTQNSRDVVHNSRVENQPNPNANPNPNPEKAKQYVAPPPVDQPASHSQQHTNKMRSRLSHQTRNKEPRTELEEAPLPPDLPQISFPDMASAPKFDLVIKPTTVPVSKPSAVLPIVSNKQLPNFLANPQPAAPIVNSSANGNVIPAAASKPMGRTFSFSEPTPLSSSQVNCVDKLDIKRKYYFPSPASLNEVQPQPPTMNGAMGFGEQFKKSAKEWECDMCMVRNKAEVSKCVACETAKPVAKSGAPPPPPAQAAPFVPLSAGFGDRFKKSSSAWECDACMLSNKAEASKCIACETPRKTATATAAPKVNNFPLMINNSGGVSGFGMAFKPKADTWECQVCLVMNKSSAAECVACQSPKPNSQAKGARSPTTSSSSSSSSSGSSSGSSSGSSSGSSSSSSSSASGASSPGRSASAAATETPKQDAGFKQLVAAQKAASWDCDACMAQNDMSRVKCICCEQLKPGAASPASTSSVISISSSDSSASSVPKFSFGFATVKEVVKQPAAEQTPAAPAAAPSQFSFGFGGSSVGKDVADSKKATTEATKTFAFGVGKVDQPKTVSFKADTKDTETKTPAAAAPALQFVFKAPTTATTATTATSITTTTTSSSSSSTTAPALAAFSFGAPSSSSTVSSSTASTAVKPMFSFSGAGSAVSSSSSSSSSFGVSSNAITTTTTASSTTAFALAPAVTPSQAAPAPAANFSFGTSASASQPKTSSAGTFFFGQTPAAAATPATPASVSSIFGSTVASTSSSSLSVTTTSTAASTPQLFGNWGEKKTTTTETTTSGSSSSATKAFTFGSGTTTSTPSFGWSSNGAAAAAKITSAAVSSSSASTMATPVFGSSPMFGATSSSSTISTTSSSPFGSTATATTAAAATPAASLGGNGALAGVFGHVGNSLVASSGAPGAATPATSASAASTAAPLANIFGHPTPIAAAAPVFGSGSSNTSGGFGAAAAAAATSAATAGPGSKLAFNFGGGAAAAPAPSSAPFKFGSTTNEPAVKPAFNFTGSAASSTPQAATFNFSANPAATSLSGGDSQSQPRIFQFGNPLAVVDSQASGAGGANNNSTSGGMPIFNFTAAAAPQMQLQSASRWQFGAEFSDGSSQDPDSRAPPAAPVEMASQSAVEIANASAEAAIGLGLGWGVLPGGGGGGGGAAAEEYDSNSNSRIKRPVQKRSRRPPNDQYQRGNKYRFVRNGSAEAEAAGADSSRIRGWETGAAPPYPYRRHRPTRDQVNQEDNHSHNQTGGAGSGYVHVLRSRYKLVRRSNGDVPANETQKPG, via the exons ATGGAGGATGGTCAGGAGCAAAGGGAATCCTCGCAAGCGGAGCTGTCCAAGCTGCATCCGATGACGCCGCTGAAGGAGATGCCCgaagaagaggaggaggaggaggagggtgaggaggaggaggaggagggtgaggaggaggaggacgaatCCTCGGCGGGAGCCAAGCAGTCcaatagcagcagcagcaacaacaac TCCATCATGGGCAAGATGAAGATGCGCGTCTCCAGCATTCTGCCCGCCTCCCTGAGCGGCTGGTTCTCGCCCTCATCGAAGGGTGGCCCCGAATCCTCCCCAGCCAATCTCCACCAGCCTCGCCAGGCCAACGGACGCTCCACCACGAAGCGGAAACGCGGACGCCGTCGCATCATGCTGGCCGAAGCGGATGCCGATGCAGCCGACGACCTGGACGACGGTTCCGATGCCAAGGGGCTCAACTACGAGGAGGTGGCCCTGGCCGACAACATAGCCGAGCACGACCTGGCCGCCGAGGATGAGCAGACGCGGCGCAGCGAGTACAATGTGTTCCTGCTGCGCAAGCGACGCGAGGCGGTGgatgccgccgctgctgccgctggcGAGGATGAGGCCGATGCCGAGGAGGATgaactggaggaggaggatgacgaGGAGgaagacgacgacgaggagcagGAGAATCTCTTGCAGGCAGCCGCAGCGCAGCCCAAAAGGCGGCGTCTGGAG CTGGAGACCACCGTCAACTTGCGTCGTCTGCCTTTATTGTCATCCACGCCTGCTGCCGGCCCTCTTGCAGGTGccaccagctcctcctcgCAGTTGGCGGGCGCCAGGAGCAGAAGCCAGTTGGCTCCTCACCGGCGCAACCACCTCAACTTGTACGGCGGCCAAAGGCAGCGCGAACCAGCCTACAACTTTTTCACGGGCAACGAAGCCGCCGAGGGCATCACCGGGGATCTGCCGCACAG CATCCGTCGCTCGTTGAACATACCTTTCGGAGGCAGCACCGCCATCTCCAGCCTTCCCAACCACAAGCGACCCTCGCTTCTGGGCCAGCGAACACATCGTAGGGATCTGGTGGCCATGGATGAAACGGGTCTGGGCTCCTCAATATCCAATTCCGACGGCGAGCGGCTCGATCATTTGCTGAGGATCAGCAAGACCAACAACAACAtaagcaacaataacaataataataacaacaatgtcatcaagtcaaagtcaagaggaggaggagctggtggAGATTCGCAGTCCGAGAGCGATGTAAACGATTACCACGACAATGGTGAGGGACTGCGACCGTCGTCGCatcacaacagcaacagcaatctGGAGTTCTACGGCAATCTGCAGAGCACCAAGTCGATATTCAACAGGAGCAACGCCGCCACCGCGCAGCCATCATCGCATCGCAATTCCACGTGGTCCCTGAACTCGCTGAACCAGCGGCGTCGCTTCAATGCCTCCATTTACGGCAGCACGTCGGCCCTGAGCGACAGTCGCCTGCTGAGTCGCAGTGCCTCAACCTCTGGCTCGGCATCGGCTTCGGCCTCCAGTTCGCCGTTCTACCAGGGACGCACCACCTTTGGCGGCAATTCGGCCAACAATCGGGTGTTTAGTCGCAGCAATCTAAGCTCCTCGGCCGCCTCCTCCACGCTGGCCATTAATTCGGCTGGCAGTTCACCGGCGCTTTCGTTGACCGCCGGTGGCATTGGTTACGGGATGAAGGCAGTGGATATGCGACCAACTGCCGCCGCAGGTGGTAATCTCTCTGAAACATCTGTAAGCCAGAGTGGCGGCAAAAAGTCCGGCTCCGGCCTGTCGAACACCACGCTGCGCATCCTCAACCTGCTGGACAGCTACTCCACGCCATTGATCGATGCCAAGCGCATGGGCAGCACCCTCAAGGAGCACCAAAGCAGTCGCCAGCAGCGTCAGGCAGCTCCGGTCGCATCGCCGTATCCACGTccctcggcggcggcggcggcggcgttaCGCGCTACGCCCAATCTGTCCACCGAATTGGCCGAGCTGCGCTCTAATAAACTGCTGGTGCCCACCATGCAGCAGCTTTTGGAACGCCGGCGCCTGCATCGCGTTACCCAGAACTCCCGCGATGTGGTGCACAATTCGCGCGTGGAGAACCAGCCAAATCCAAACGCAAACCCGAATCCAAATCCAGAGAAGGCCAAACAATATGTTGCTCCTCCTCCGGTGGATCAGCCGGCCAGCCATAGTCAGCAGCACACAAACAAGATGCGCTCGCGACTCTCGCATCAGACGCGCAACAAGGAGCCGCGCACGGAGCTGGAGGAGGCACCCCTGCCGCCGGATCTGCCGCAGATCAGCTTCCCGGACATGGCCAGTGCGCCAAAGTTCGACTTGGTCATCAAACCGACGACGGTGCCAGTCTCCAAGCCATCTGCCGTGCTCCCAATCGTTAGTAATAAGCAGCTGCCCAACTTCCTGGCCAATCCACAGCCTGCGGCTCCCATTGTTAACTCTTCCGCCAATGGAAACGTCATCCCAGCAGCCGCTAGTAAACCAATGGGACGCACATTCAGCTTCTCGGAGCCCACACCTTTGTCGAGTTCGCAGGTGAACTGTGTGGACAAGCTGGATATCAAGCGTAAATACTACTTCCCTTCACCGGCTTCACTAAATGAGGTGCAACCACAGCCGCCCACTATGAATGGAGCAATGGGATTCGGTGAGCAGTTTAAAAAGTCCGCCAAGGAATGGGAGTGCGACATGTGCATGGTGCGCAACAAGGCGGAGGTTAGCAAGTGTGTGGCCTGTGAGACGGCCAAACCGGTAGCGAAATCTGGAgctccccctcctcctccagcaCAGGCAGCACCATTTGTGCCACTTTCTGCCGGCTTTGGGGATCGTTTCAAGAAATCCTCTTCCGCCTGGGAGTGCGACGCCTGCATGCTGTCCAACAAGGCGGAGGCCAGCAAGTGCATTGCCTGCGAGACGCCCCGAAagactgcgactgcgactgcggctCCGAAGGTGAACAACTTTCCGCTGATGATAAACAATTCGGGTGGAGTTTCCGGTTTTGGTATGGCCTTCAAGCCAAAGGCGGATACGTGGGAGTGCCAGGTGTGCCTGGTGATGAACAAGTCCAGTGCCGCCGAGTGCGTGGCCTGCCAGTCGCCCAAGCCAAATTCGCAAGCCAAAGGCGCCCGTAGCCCAACTAcatcgtcctcctcctcgtcatcCTCCTCGGGATCATCTTCTGGCTCATCCTCGGGCTCATCCTCGGGTTCATCCTCTTCGTCGAGCAGCTCAGCCTCGGGTGCATCCTCCCCAGGAAGATCAGCATCAGCAGCTGCAACGGAGACGCCCAAGCAGGATGCTGGATTCAAGCAGCTGGTGGCAGCCCAAAAGGCAGCCAGTTGGGACTGCGATGCTTGCATGGCCCAGAACGATATGTCGCGCGTCAAGTGCATCTGCTGTGAGCAACTGAAGCCGGGAGCAGCCAGCCCCGCCTCCACGTCCTCCGTGATCTCGATTTCCTCCTCCGACAGTAGCGCCAGTTCGGTGCCCAAATTTAGCTTTGGCTTTGCGACGGTCAAGGAGGTGGTCAAGCAGCCAGCTGCGGAACAGACTCCGGCTGCTCCAGCAGCTGCTCCTTCCCAGTTTAGCTTCGGCTTTGGGGGCAGCAGTGTGGGCAAGGATGTGGCCGACAGTAAGAAGGCGACGACGGAAGCCACAAAGACTTTTGCGTTCGGCGTTGGCAAAGTGGATCAGCCCAAGACGGTGAGCTTCAAGGCGGATACAAAGGATACAGAGACTAAAActccagctgcagctgcaccaGCCCTTCAGTTTGTATTCAAAGCACCAACTACGGCAACCACTGCAACCACGGCCACCTCAATCACTACCacaaccaccagcagcagtagcagtagcACCACTGCTCCTGCTTTGGCAGCCTTTAGCTTTGGCGCTCCATCTTCATCCTCGACTGTGTCCAGTTCCACGGCCAGCACGGCTGTCAAGCCCATGTTTAGCTTCTCGGGAGCCGGCAGTGcagtcagcagcagcagcagcagcagcagcagctttgGTGTCTCCTCGAATGCCATTACAACAACGACGACAGCCTCCTCGACGACAGCCTTTGCCTTAGCACCGGCAGTAACTCCATCTCAAGCTGCACCTGCTCCAGCTGCCAACTTTAGCTTTGGAACAAGTGCAAGTGCAAGTCAGCCGAAGACGTCGTCCGCTGGAACCTTCTTCTTTGGCCAGACACCAGCGGCAGCCGCGACGCCAGCAACGCCAGCCAGCGTGAGCTCAATCTTTGGATCAACAGTGGCGAGCACTAGCAGTTCCAGCTTAAGTGTAACCACCACCAGCACGGCCGCCTCAACCCCGCAGCTCTTTGGCAACTGGGGTGAGAAGAAGACAACCACGACGGAGACGACgaccagcggcagcagcagcagcgcaacGAAGGCATTCACCTTTGGATCCGGAACGACGACGAGCACGCCCAGCTTCGGCTGGTCAAGCAATGGAGCCGCGGCGGCGGCTAAGATCACCAGTGCGGCGGTGTCATCCTCGTCGGCCTCCACAATGGCCACGCCGGTCTTTGGCAGCAGTCCCATGTTTGGAGCTACTAGCAGCAGCAGTACCATCAGCACCACCAGTAGCTCACCTTTTGGATCGACAGCGACGGCGAcaacggcggcggcggccacaCCGGCAGCTAGTTTGGGTGGCAACGGAGCCCTCGCCGGGGTCTTTGGCCATGTGGGCAACTCACTGGTTGCCTCATCTGGAGCACCTGGAGCCGCCACGCCGGCTACCTCTGCCTCGGCCGCCTCGACCGCTGCTCCGCTGGCCAATATCTTTGGCCATCCGACGCCCATTGCGGCGGCAGCGCCTGTTtttggcagcggcagcagcaatacGAGCGGAGGATtcggagcagctgcagctgcagctgccacATCGGCCGCAACAGCGGGCCCGGGATCGAAGCTAGCATTTAACTTTGGCGGAGGAGCCGCAGCCGCGCCAGCT CCCTCGAGTGCACCATTCAAGTTTGGAAGCACCACCAATGAGCCGGCGGTCAAGCCTGCGTTCAACTTTACGGGCTCCGCGGCGAGCTCGACTCCTCAGGCGGCCACCTTCAACTTCTCGGCCAATCCGGCGGCCACCAGTCTGTCCGGCGGCGAT tcgcagtcgcagccGCGCATCTTCCAATTTGGAAATCCATTAGCGGTGGTTGATAGCCAGGCTAGTGGAGCGGGAGGTGCCAACAACAACTCCACCTCCGGCGGTATGCCCATATTCAATTTTACCGCCGCCGCGGCGCCGCAGATGCAG CTTCAATCCGCCAGCCGCTGGCAATTCGGCGCAGAATTCTCAGATGGCTCGTCGCAAGATCCGGACTCCCGTGCGCCGCCTGCCGCCCCGGTAGAAATGGCATCGCAGTCGGCCGTCGAGATAGCAAATGCATCTGCTGAGGCCGCCATCGGATTAGGCTTAGGATGGGGGGTGCtgccaggaggaggaggcggaggcggaggagcagcagcggaGGAGTatgacagcaacagcaacagcaggatCAAGAGACCGGTCCAGAAACGTAGTCGCCGGCCACCGAATGATCAGTATCAGCGTGGCAACAAGTACCGCTTTGTTCGCAACGGCAGCGCGGAAGCTGAGGCCGCAGGAGCAGACTCTTCCAGGATCAGAGGATGGGAAACGGGAGCAGCCCCACCATATCCATACAGACGGCACCGGCCGACACGCGACCAAGTCAACCAGGAGGACAACCACAGCCACAACCAAACGGGAGGAGCAGGATCTGGATATGTACACGTGCTCAGGAGCCGCTACAAGCTGGTGCGGCGCAGCAACGGCGACGTTCCGGCGAATGAGACTCAGAAACCAGGATAA